CTTGTCCATGTCCGCGACTCTGGCGGCGTAGGCGCACTCAAACGGCAGCGGCACACCCGTTGTGTAGAGGTCATTGAGACGAGCCTCAACCTCACGGCCTGTCTTGCCGATCTTGACCATGCCAGGCATGGCGGGATTCGTCAGGACGTAGACGATGCCCTCGTTCATTAGCTCGCACCTATCAAGGACTGAATTGAGGCTTCGACCGCCGACTTCGTAGAAGCGTCGTCAGTCCACTGCCCGTAGTGACGAATGTGCGTTTTTAGATCGTGGCCCATCAGCTTTGCGGTGTCACGCAGTGGCAGCGGTTGTGGGTAGTACTTGGCCGCTCGCCATGCATAGCCATGTCGCAACGAATATGGCGTCAGCTCGGGGTTGGATGCCTTCAGCGACTGCCAGGTCGCATTGCGGTCGAGATACTGTCGGAAGGTATGGCCGCAAGCCTTGAAGGCATCGGCCTCAAGATTTCGGATGCTCTTGGGAAGCTTCACAAGGCCGCTTTGAAAAAGCTGCACCAACCGTGCCCCTTCACCTTGGAACTCCTTCAAAGGAAGCTCCTGCACAGTCCTAGGAGGCTTCGGTGTTGCTGAGCTGTGTGCGTTCCGCTTCACATTGCCGATTTTTTGGTTGCCATCTTCAACGGAGAGCACCATCAGCTCTGCTGGCCTCAACCCAAATAGTGCGACAAGCCCGACGGCAAGCCTTAGTGATGGGTCTGACTCAAGGCCGTTCAGCAGTGTGATCAGCTCTTCTGGCTTGATTGGCACCGTTGGTTTGGGTGCGGTTTGACGATGTCCAATCAGCTCCTTGAGGTCATCTGCCTCCAAGGGGAGCCATTTTTTGTCTGCTCCGCATTTTTTGACGGCAAATTTCAGAAACCGTGAAACGTCCAGCAGGTTGCGTTTGCGGCCTGATGAGCCTGGTTCTACTTTCATCAGGTGCTTTTGGGCGTAGAGCCGCATAAGCCCGCCACCATCGTGCGCCGCACCAGTGCGAGCCGTGATCAGGGCAAAGGCTCGATTAATTCGATATTCCTCGTGCTCGGCGTAGTTGCTTGCTTTGACAGTGCCTGAGTCAACTCTGCTGGCCTTGTAACGGGAGCGAACTTCCTCCCAGTTGATGGCGGCACCAGTGACTTCGGTGCTGCTTCGAACGAGTTCATATGCCTCAGCTAAACCCACGCCTAATTCTGGATCCTGCATCTTGGCGACCATCTCGCCGATGAGGTTCAAGACCTTGCGGTGACAACCACGAGCGAACGGCAGATCAGTGCTGATGAATTGTGTTTTGCCGTGTCTTGCATTGCCAGCCTCAGACCTGCCGATCTTGAAGCGGTCGTACTGCTCTTTGAGGATCCAACCTGACCCGTAGTCACCCTTCACGGCTTGGCGCAGCGTTTTAAGCCATTGCTGTGCTTGAGCCATGACCCCCTTCATTTCGTGCAGGTGGACAGAGCATGACGGACATGAGTCTGATTTTCAAGTCTGATTTCTGCCTTTTCTTGCCATAGCAGGCTGTCGCAAGCTGCGCATAGATCTGCCAAAAAGCCAAGTAGTACTGGGGTTTGAGCTAGTCGTCGCAACCGATCTCAGCGCTGCCAGTATTTACATGGCATGCAGGGGGTCAGCGGTTCGAATCCGCTTGGCTCCATTGAATTATTCAAGTTGCCCACTGGCTTCTGAGCTGGTGGGCATTCTTTTTGCTCAGCCTGCGGTCTGGATCAAGTCAACGCTCAGGGATAACCCTTATCTCTCAAACCCTGATCAGTACGAGAAAGAACTGCGGGCCAGTTGCTTTGGCGATGAATCGAAGATCTCTGCTGAGGTGCTCGGTGAATGGGGTCAGGTCACAGTTGGATTCTTTGGCTCGTGCCTGAGCATTGAAAGGTCAATGCTGCCCCGTGATTTTCAGATCCCTTGGTATACCGACAAGAGCGGATCATTTACTGAAAAGACCAAGGCACATTGGTGCTGGATCGGTGGTGACTGGGGCACGGCCAGCCCTGCATGCGTCGTGTTGATGTGTCAGATCCAAGAACCAATGATGGTTGGAGAGCGTCATATCGCCAGAGGTAGTTGGGTCTGCGTGGATGAGGAATACGTCTGCTCGATTGAGCCAGACGGATCAAAGGAATGGAGTAGGGGAGATCGCTCATTAACTGCACCGCAGTTTGTGGAGCGAGTGAAAAAGCTTTACATGCGCAATGGATTTACTGATTGGGTGATTCCGCATTGCAGAGTGATCATGGATTCAGCAGTTACTGCACAGCTTGGTTTCGGCGGTCATAGCGATCCAGTAACGCTGAGCACTGAATTCAAGAAGTACGGATGGCAGGTCACTGGCAGCCCAAAGAGTTCAAGGGCTGTGGGTTGGCAATTGATGAAATCTCTGTTGTGGCAGGCAGGCAGTGATCAGCCTGGTTTGTTTATCTCAGAGCGGTGCGAGAGCTTGTGGGCGACGTTGCCTTATTGCATCAGTGATGATCGCAATCCTGAGGACATGGAGAAGGCTGCACCTGATCACTCTGCTGATGCTGTGAGGTATGTATTGACCGCAGCGAATCAAGGCCAGCACAGCTATCGGTAATCACAGTGAAGTGGAGCGCATCCATTGATGTGGGGTAAGGAAGAGAAGCCGAGACGATATTCAGGAGGCGTGCGTACGTTCAAGCCAATGCCGATTCGTTGAGGGGTTAAGGCATGGGGCTACCCAAGCGGGGGAGGAAGGCGGCTGGAAGACGACCGTTCGCCATCGATCTATCTCCTGACAAAATAATTTTTCATTAAAATGTTGAACCGTCATCTAAGAAATTAATTATTCTCCTAAATCTTGATTCTTATTCAATGAAAAAGCTAAATACTATAAGTTTAACTGCGCTGAAATTCCTTGGAGTTTCCTGGCTTTTTATTGCTTCATTTGCGATTTTAGACGTTCTGTATCATGAAAGCAGCAACAACGAGTATTTAAAGGCGTGCCTGCGTTATCACAAAGGGATGATGATGGTATTAGATGATGAAGCCGCAAATAAAATTAGGCTCGAATTCCTGCCTGGTAGTGACACTCATGATGTAGCGTCGTTGATGATGAGTCGTTTCTATAAAGACAGTGCATATGCCTGGCAGCAGTGCATGGGCAAGCCTCGCTAAGTTTATTCGCCAGAAATAAACTCATCGCCAGTCAAGTCGATCATCGCGACACATCTCCCGACAAAACAACCTCACACCAATCACGCCCCGCCAATTGCGGAGTTTTTTAATGGCTTTGGTGTCTGCACTTAAGTCTCTTACTGGGATCTGAGCCATTCACCAGAAGCTCACCAGAACATCTTGGGGTCTGCACCAAAACTATGTAGTCGGGTTCACCAGAAAGGCTGTGATCTTGAAGGAGTCGAGGGGGCAACACCTCCAACACAACTCACACACTGAACTCCTTCAAAACAAGGACTACTTTCAACACTGACTACAACAACACTGAACTGCTCGATCAAGAGCTGAGCTTCGATCAACTGCAAGATATCAATGGAGGTGTATTTCCACTCTTTTTTGCAGGGGCAGCGATCGCAAAACTGTTTGCTGCTGGAAAAGTAGCAGCTGCAGGTGCTATCGCAGGCGCTAGCAAAGTCACTGCAGCCCAAGTTGGCGCTGCCGCTGTGACTGGTGCCGTTTCTGGTGCTGCGTCCTATGGAATGGGTAAAGCCTTGGGTGCTGACATGGACAACGACTATGGCCCCGAAGTTGCGTTGGCTTTAGCCCCAATCACCAACCAACCAATCAACCCCGCCAAGTGCGGGGTTTTTAATCCATTGCTGGGATCTATCTAATCGGGAAAGTCAGGCGGCTGGAAGACCACCTCAATGGGTGATGTGAATCCGATTGATTCCGGAGATGGTGCATATGTCAAAGGAATAAACTAGACATTTAATCATAAACTATCAATATTAATACTTAAGTCAATTTCTTTTGATGAGTTCTGGACGCCATCAGGAATGGTTCAAAAATTTGCCGAAGTAAGTTCAATACCATCGAACGTTAAAACGCCTGAAGGTTCAAATCCAGGGCTGCCTAATCGTAAACCTTCAGGATGGCGAAGCAAATTAACCGTTCCTAATGTTTCGCTTATACTACCAATATCCCAAACAAACCCTGGCAGAGATACAGCATCATAAAGCGACGCTCCTAAAGCTTGTATATTTAATCCGGCGTCTAAAGATATTGCATCAGTAAGTTGAACCTTATCATTTTCATCAATCCCAACAGATATTTTGTTGGCTAGCGTAAGCGGAAAATTTAGAGCCGTTAAAGTGATTCCTGTATCCTCCTCCTTAAAAATCAAACCAAGCGAACCAGTCACTTGAGGATTAATATTTAAATCCACTTCTAAACCAGTCAAGGCATCTATTCCTACTGGCTGGTCGTTTTTAGTCGCTTTAAATGTGTGCTTTATGCTTGCATCAATGTTACCACCAGAATTGGCTATATATGTAGGCACAATGGGTGACTCATCCCAGAATTTTTTCGAGAAAATATCTCCTTTCCATATTCTTTGAAAGAAATTCTTGATGTCAGCTTCGTCTAATTTAAATTTCTCAAAGATTTGCGGATTTATTTCAACATTTGGAATACATAGAAAAGAGATGCCTAAATCAAGATTTATTGAATCATTGGTTTTATTGGTAATCGACCCGCCATAGCCGATTCCTGCCGAGATTGACGCAATTCCATCTGAGCCCTGAAAACTACCCAGATTTTTCTTTTTACTCCATGCATTCAAGCCAAAGGAGGGAAACTCATATGTTCCGTTACCTGGAATATCAATATTGAGATCTAGACCAATATTGAGCACAAAACGCGATGTAAAATTTAAATTAAAATCAAAACCCCCAGTCAAGGAGTTGTCCTCAATACTTGGCAAAGACCCAGCGAATTGAGTATAATTAAAATTCCCATTGTCTCCAGTACTGCTCTCGACAGATAATGTTGGAGTTATGGTTAACGTGGCAGCCTCCGAGGATTGACCATTCCCACTCTCCCAGTTTGCGATTCTTTCATTTATATCTAAACTTTTTGGTGCTTGAAGAACAATCGAGTCTATAGATGCAACGATGCCCTTGTATTTATTTTCCAGATTATTCCCCATACTAATACCCAATGGATTTGAAATAATTTTTTCGGCGCTGCTTATTGTAAAGAATGATGAAATGCCTTGAATCAGAGGTCCAGCATCTTTGATAAAGTCATGCTCAATTTCATTTAATATCTTCTGTTCCTCTTTTTGAATGTCAGCGCCTAGGGAGGCGAAAAACCCTTCAACTGTATCGGCAGCGGTTTTGAAGGGAGCCTCTATTCTTTGACCAATTGTTTCCAGTAAAGACAGAAGTGACAATGCATTAAATTTTGACTGAATAGATGATAATAAGATAACGGTGTTTTTTTTGATGTAACACGATCTTTTAATGTTTTGGCTATATCTGATTGTGCATCACCGCCATTTTAAATGCGAAAGGGACAAGCAGGGGGCGTTGAGTAGTCGCTATCGATCTCCCAACAAAACAACCTCACACCATCCACGCACCGCTAGTTGCAGTGTGTGATTGGTGTGTTGTAGATGGCTACTTCAAACGGAGGAGTAGAGCGCAACCAGGCAAAGCCCCCATAATGCGCGAACTGACACCAGCTCAATGCTCCGCCGCTTATCGATGGGTTAGGTCTGCAGCTTTAGTAATGACATTCCAATCTTAGAGTCGCAGTTGGTAGAGGGCGAAACCGACACTTAACCCACCATTTTTGCACTATTCATAAGTTCCATCAATTTCGCAGATTGGTCTAAGGCCAAAAAGACTTGCCAACCACAAATTGCGCCGCCAACCCCGACTAAGACCCAAAGGCTTTTGATCCAGTATTTGAGGTCATGCTTACTATGTTCATCAATCGCGTATGCAATAAGCATTCCAAATGCGGCAATGAGAGCGCCGATACAAAACAAGATTACGATCGCTGGTGCCATGTGTTTGCCTCACTTATTTGATTGATAGCAACAGAGCAACCCAATCGAAGCCTGGGAAACAAAACTCAAATCAGGCGGGTGGAAGCGGTTCCCGCCCAAATGGTGATTCAGACGGTTGCATTAATGGCTGAACAGACCTCATACCTCTGACCCTAGAACAATTCAAAGTCTTCCTGGAAAAAGTTAAAGGCGACACCAGCCTTCAGGAATAACTAACAGTAGCAAAGTTATATGAAGATGTAACAGGTATTGCTTGAGAAAATGGTCATGAATTTACTGCTGATAAGATCAACCTGCTCAGTGACGATGAGCTGGAAGGCGTTTTTGGGGGAGGATTTTCGTTTAAAGGGACTGGAATGTGGCAGGTTGTATGCCGCGGTTCTACTGGTGCAAGAAAGTGTAGTCTCTAAAGAGATAAGTAGTCTATCTCGTTATCAAAGTCCCTGCTAAATTGGGGGTTTTAATTGCTTCAATAGCCCAGCTAATCCCATAAGTAAGCCTTTAATTCCTGGCACGATTGAGCACAGTAAGTATTAGCCAAAGACACTGTAGAAGACCGTTGCTATGACTGCTGAACAGACCTGCTGCTACCCATGTCAGAAGAGCAACTCAAAGCCTTCCTGGAAAAAGTCAAAGGCGACACCAGTCTTCAGGAGAAGCTCAAAGCAGCGAATTCATCTGAAGATGTGGTGTCTATGGCTAAGGAGCACGGTCACGATTTTGGCACCGAACACATCAACCAGCTCAGTGATGAAGAACTAGAAGGCGTAGTAGGAGGTGGTAATTGGACAACATTGAATGTTTTAAAATGGTATGGTTGTTGTCCAAGGAATAAGCCTTAATAGTCTTCCTTCGCAAACATATGGCACCATCGCTCGCACTTGGTGGGCTTTTGATTGCTAACTGACATCGCTGCCGACCGTTGCTATGACTGCTGAACAGAACTCATACCCATGTCCCTAGAACAACTCAAGGCATTCCTCGCCAAGGTCAAAAAAGATTCCAATCTTCAGGAGAAGCTAAAAGCAGCTAAGTCACCTGATGAAGTTGTTTCTATTGCTAAAGAACATGGTCATGAATTCACCGCTGATAAGCTCAGTCAGCTCAATGAAGAGGAGCTGGAAGGAGTGGCAGGGGGTGGGAGGTGCTGTGCTGCTCGGTATAGTGGCTGTGCCGGGGGTACTATGGCTGGGACTTTATAAATAAATACTTCCCAGAACTTTTGCAGCTTAAACACTAACTCCTGCAATAACAGGAGTATTTTATTTCCCAATAGCCTGACTAGTTCCATAAATCAGTCTTCAATACCTTGCACGATTGAGTGCAGTAAGTATTAACCCAAGACACTGCAGCAGGCCGTTGCTATGACTGCTTAAAAGACCTGCTATCCATGTCCCTAGAACAACTCAAGGCCTTCCTAGAGAAGGTCAAAGGCGACACCACGCTTCAGGAAAAACTAAAAGCAGCTAAGTCCTCTGAAGATGTTGTGGGCATCGCTAAAGAACATGGTCATGAATTCACCGCTGATAAGATTAATCAGCTCAGTGAAGAGGAGCTGGAAGGTGTTTCGGGTGGTGGAAAGTCGAATGAAACGGGAGCTGCGTGCTTCTGTGGATTTTGAGTTGGCAAATTCCAAAGCTCTTCCCATAATGATCTTGCTACTAACTAATAACTATGTCTCTAGAACAACTCAAGGCTTTTCTTGAGAAGGTCAAAGGCGACACAAGTCTTCAAGACAAGCTACAAGCAGCTAAGTCGCCCGAAGACGTTGTGGCTATCGCTAAAGAGCATGGTCATGAATTTAAGTCAGATGATCTCAGTCAGCTCGGCGAAGAGGAGTTAGAAAATGTGGATGGCGGTGGAACTAGGGGGTACTGCAGCGGCGGCGGGGAAAATTACAGCATCCGTTGGCTTTAATATTTCTGCTGACCAGTTGTAGAGGGCTCAATCAGAAGTTTCTGACGAAGAACTGAGGCGCGGCTGGAAGTCTGAGTGTCTGTCTGGTATGACTATGTTTACCTGTGCCTATAATATTTTGATCCATGAGTTTCTAGCAACCAATGCGGCTGGCGATGCAGATTGGTAGGGCTGGGTGACAGGAAGGGTAGAGCTGGGACGGGTCGATCGGCTCACTCACCTCAAGCCTCCGCAGTTGTAGGGATTTTTATTGCTTCAATAGCCTTACTAATCCTATAAATCAACCTTCATTGCTTGGCTCGATTGAGCGCAGAAAGTATTAGCGAAAGACGCTACGGCAGACCATTATTATAGATGTTGAACTGATCTCATGCCCATGTCCCTAGAACAACTCAAGGCATTCCTCGCCAAGGTCAAATGTGATTCCAGTCTTCAGGAGAAACTAAAAGCAGCAAAGTCACTTGAAGATGTTGTGGCTATCGCTAAAGAAAATGGTCATGAATTTAAATCAGAGCATCTCAGTCAGCTCAGTGAAGAAGAGTTAGAAGGTGTGGCTGGTGGAAAGAAGATGCAACCAAAAAATTGTCACTTTATCGCCACGAACTGGTAAAATTATTCAAGCGAATGCGTTAATTTTGGTGCGGCTTAATGGTTGCTTGTTCTTGGTTTTACATCTTCAATGCCCCTGCATTGACAGGGGCTTTTTAACGCTTCAATAGCCTGATTGATCCCATAAATCTACCTATAACGTCTGGCACGATTGAGCGAAGTAATGATTGGTTAAAGGCAAGACAACGTCGCTGAAAGGGTAATGAAGGCGCATCCCCCCCCCCACAAAAAAAAAGAGTGAAGGCGCCCTGTGACCAACCTCACAGCCATGCTTGAGGCAGGTCATCGAGTGGAGCTGTGAAACCGGAGATGGTGTGTGCATCGGAGCCATGACCTCCACCACACCTTTAAACCAATGCCCAAAGCTGAACTCACCCTTGATCAACTTCAAACCGTCCACGGTGGTGCTGCATTGATGAAATTGGGGGATATCAAAGCTGAATATCGCCAGATCTTGCACCCCCAATACAAGACGGGATATCACACACCGTTTGGCACCGCCCGTAATCGCCTTGGCGCCAGTGCTCCCTCCAGTGTTTAGACAAATGGAAGTGCCACGAGCTTGGAGCCTGAATAGCGCGCTTAGTTAAGAGGTCAACGCAATGCTCCGCTCTCACGAGTGGGGTTTTTATTTTCCTGAAGTGGGCGGGTTGAAGCGTTGCCCGCTTAAGTGGTGATGTTAAGCAAGCAAATGCCACAAGAGCAACGATTACGACGGCAGCGATGGGTGCGAAGTGTTCATGTTGCCAGTGGAATGTCGATGACTCCTCCAATCGACTACTCGCAGCAACGCTCAATCAACAGGTGATCAGCCCTGGTTCAGCATCGGGTGCTGCAGCCGGTAGCCAAGAGCCTTGAGCCTGTCGTTACGAACGCGGCGTCCGTTACCGGAGGCCGGTGCGGGCCCGCCGCTCCAGTACACCGGCTCAAGTTGTTGGCGCTCCAAACTGAGGTTCACTAGATCACGAATCCGGATTGGTTCGTCGTTCACCACATTCACAACGCCGCTCCAGGCGCCATCCATGGCAGCAATCAAGGCACCGGCTGCGTCATGCACATGGACCCAGTTGCTGAATGTGCGACCGTCCCCTGTGCGCTCCCTGCCGGACAGTCCTTTGAGTCGATCATCCAGCTCACGCCCTGGTCCATACAGGGCAGCGAGTCTGAGGATGCAGACACGCCTTTTGCTGTCTCCCATCTCGGTGAGCAGTCGTTCGCTCTCCAGCAAGACCTCACGATGCCCAGTTCCAGCTGCAGGGGCTGTCGATTCATCCACCCAGTCACCGTCCGCGTCGCCATATACCGAACAGCTGCCGGTGTAGATGATCTGGTGCAGGTTAGGCAGATCAGGTAATAGAGATCTCAGGCAACGAAAGCTGTCAACGAAGGTCTGGCGGTAGCCATCAGCATTCACCTGTCGATTTCCTTTGGGAGCAAGACAGAACACAGCCGTATGGTTGCGCTGCAATGCGGCCAGCAGCTGTGCAGGGTCCGTTGCATCACAGAGCAGCAGCTGATCGGCAAGGTCGGTCAGAGCTGGATGCCGTTCGGTCACGGTGGTGGTCAAGGTCAGGGGAAGAATCGATCGGCGCGGTTGCAGTTGAAGCGCCACGACCTCACCGAGGTATCCGCAACCAACGATTGTCAGCCCCATGGCTCTATTGAGGGAAGAGATCAACCTAAGGAGTCTGAGAACCTGTAATGGTGATCAACATGACGGATCAATGGGTGCTGAATCGGCTCAACTTCCAGGGGTGCTGGCAGGGTCGTGGTCGATGGTTCGGGCGTGATTCGCAGGACCGGCTTGATCTCGCGTCACCGGTCAGGGTGATGGATCCCACGACATATGACATCTCATTCAGTGACCCCGATACCGGCGTTTGGGATGGATCCGGACTGTTTTTTGCCCAAGGCGGCAAGGCCAGGTATGAGATCAGCCGGAGCACGTACAACACCGGCGGCGGATGCTGGCAATTCCAAGGGGCTGGAGGTCAGTCCAGTCTTGTGCCGGATCCTGATCGCCGTCGCTTCGGGCACGAGATCAACCTGTTTCACGACCGGTCCCGATCCATGCTGGTCTTGCTCTGGGAGCCGGTGGGAACGCGTTGGCGTTTGCAGTTGGTGGGCGCCGTTGGTTTCCTTTGCCGTAATACTTCTGTGCGCAAGCCGGAACGTCTTGCATCGATGTCTCCCGAAGCGATGCTTGCATCGCTGGGGGGATGGTCCAGTGTGGCGGAGACGTTTTGGCCACAGCCTGGTTGCATCGGTCAGGTGAGTGCAGCTGAGCCGTCGGTTTTTGTCCCAGAGCAGTTCATGCGACACGCAAGGACTGCTGTCATGCCGGCTGGCCTCATTTTTTCGGTTCCTGAGTATCTGCCAGATGGTGCCTATCAGTTAGAGATTGGTTGTCTGCACACTGTCGAGTTGTTTCAGCAGCTCAGCATTGTGTTTGATGCCAATGGCAGTCTCACAACCTGGGAACGCCGACGGTTCCGGGCTAACACCAAAAAAGTCGATCCCTAAAACAACCGTCTATCAAGACAGCTGACTCCGGGTGAACACTTCTGCCTCTTAGAGCAACAAGAGTAACGAATCCGCCTTTCTATTCAATTAGATTACTGGGATTGATCTTACTCAATATTGCCAGCCAGTCACCATGTTAGCTCGACTCAGTTATTGAATATGCGTTGATGTTGTTTTTATGTGGGCTGCAATGTCCCCAATAAACACGCCATTCTGAAAAGTCGATTTTATCTATCTCTGTTCAACTGCGCTCAACCTCGCCAGATATTGGGTGGTATTTAAGGTTCTTAATAGATTGATTAAAGTAATAAAATCTCTTGTCAATGCAGGGGCTTTGATAAGTAGTCTATTTGATCTTGTCGTAATCTAGTACTAGGTTCTTCACGTATACATTTATTATCTACATTCAGTCCCAGGTAGACTCACAGTACCCCCAGCCAAGCCTTCCAGCTCTTCTTCACTGGGTTAAGTCATCTTATCACCAGTGAATTTATAACCATGTTCTTTGGCGATGCCTACAACCCGATGTAGCGATATTTGTCACACCACACAGCAGCGGATTGCCCTTGCTGAAGATGCTGATACTTATCAAGTATCGGACCCTCTGCCCAATAAGGCTCAAGGTCTAAGCGTGATAGCCAATCTTGAATACCTGAGAAGTAATCGAAGTAGCAAGGTTCAAGGTCACATTCACCAGTGCGAATGAAGTTGCGAACTGCGCTATGAACGGCAGTGCCTCTTGCAGTTGCTGATAGATGCTTACTACGGTTGGCGGCTTTGCCTGATGCTGCTCTGGACTTCTTGCCTTGAACGATCTTTGTATCAGTTTTAATAATTGATGAGACAGATGTATAGGGAAGCCCGTCAACAGCAAACTTGCCGGAGAACAGGGTGGTGCTAGTCACTTAATAATTCGGACAGTTTAAGTCCGTTGGATATACCTAGTCACATACTAAATGATTAGAAAAAGTAATAATCAACTAGGTGTACCCCAAAGCTCAAGGCAATAAAAAGCTCTCTAACTGCGCTCAGTCGTGCCAGGTATTGGAGGATTATTTATGGGATTAGTTGGGCTATTAAAGCGATAAGAAGCCCCTGTGGCTGCTGGGCTCAATGGATGAAGTGTCAAAAGATAAGGCCCTTAAATTGAAGGACCGAACCTAGTGGCTTTTTCTTTTGAATCTAAATCGTTATACCGCAGCCAAGGGCCACGCCACAGGGACATGTGAAAGCTGAGCTTTTACCCCCAGACACGCCCTCTAACTCATCTTCAGAAAGTTGAGTCCATTTAACAGCAGCTTCAGAACCAAAGTCGTGACCATGGTCTTTGGTGATGCTTACAACATCTTCAGGTGACTTTGCTGCTTTTAGTTTTTCCTGAAGACTGAGGTCGCCTTTGACCTTCTCTAGGAAGGCTTTGAGTTTTTCTTGTGACATGGGTATCAGGTCTGTTCAGCAGTCATAGCAACGGCTGACAGGAAGCGCCGTATTCACTTGCTTGACATAAAAAACCCCGCACTTGGCGGGGATAGTGATTTGTTGGTTGGATTTGAGCCACTTCTTCTTAGTGCTCTTCCCGTGCTTGTGAGGGATCTATTCCGTGATTTGTTGCACCACCGATCAAATCTTGCCCAAGTGCATCTTGGTGATCATAAGCATCGGATACCAGTGCGGTTTCTACGTTGAGTCGGTTCAGAGTTACAGGAGTGGAATCCATAGGTCTTAAGTCAGTAAAAATAGTTGTCCTTAGAAGATCTAATTCAATAAAATTCTTGGTTCAAGGAAGTGAGTGT
Above is a window of Synechococcus sp. BIOS-U3-1 DNA encoding:
- a CDS encoding Nif11-like leader peptide family natural product precursor; translation: MSEEQLKAFLEKVKGDTSLQEKLKAANSSEDVVSMAKEHGHDFGTEHINQLSDEELEGVVGGGNWTTLNVLKWYGCCPRNKP
- a CDS encoding site-specific integrase; its protein translation is MAQAQQWLKTLRQAVKGDYGSGWILKEQYDRFKIGRSEAGNARHGKTQFISTDLPFARGCHRKVLNLIGEMVAKMQDPELGVGLAEAYELVRSSTEVTGAAINWEEVRSRYKASRVDSGTVKASNYAEHEEYRINRAFALITARTGAAHDGGGLMRLYAQKHLMKVEPGSSGRKRNLLDVSRFLKFAVKKCGADKKWLPLEADDLKELIGHRQTAPKPTVPIKPEELITLLNGLESDPSLRLAVGLVALFGLRPAELMVLSVEDGNQKIGNVKRNAHSSATPKPPRTVQELPLKEFQGEGARLVQLFQSGLVKLPKSIRNLEADAFKACGHTFRQYLDRNATWQSLKASNPELTPYSLRHGYAWRAAKYYPQPLPLRDTAKLMGHDLKTHIRHYGQWTDDASTKSAVEASIQSLIGAS
- a CDS encoding Nif11-like leader peptide family natural product precursor; amino-acid sequence: MSLEQLKAFLAKVKKDSNLQEKLKAAKSPDEVVSIAKEHGHEFTADKLSQLNEEELEGVAGGGRCCAARYSGCAGGTMAGTL
- a CDS encoding Nif11-like leader peptide family natural product precursor, whose product is MSLEQLKAFLEKVKGDTTLQEKLKAAKSSEDVVGIAKEHGHEFTADKINQLSEEELEGVSGGGKSNETGAACFCGF
- a CDS encoding NAD-dependent epimerase/dehydratase family protein, whose product is MGLTIVGCGYLGEVVALQLQPRRSILPLTLTTTVTERHPALTDLADQLLLCDATDPAQLLAALQRNHTAVFCLAPKGNRQVNADGYRQTFVDSFRCLRSLLPDLPNLHQIIYTGSCSVYGDADGDWVDESTAPAAGTGHREVLLESERLLTEMGDSKRRVCILRLAALYGPGRELDDRLKGLSGRERTGDGRTFSNWVHVHDAAGALIAAMDGAWSGVVNVVNDEPIRIRDLVNLSLERQQLEPVYWSGGPAPASGNGRRVRNDRLKALGYRLQHPMLNQG
- a CDS encoding Nif11-like leader peptide family natural product precursor, translated to MSLEQLKAFLAKVKCDSSLQEKLKAAKSLEDVVAIAKENGHEFKSEHLSQLSEEELEGVAGGKKMQPKNCHFIATNW
- a CDS encoding Nif11-like leader peptide family natural product precursor, yielding MSLEQLKAFLEKVKGDTSLQDKLQAAKSPEDVVAIAKEHGHEFKSDDLSQLGEEELENVDGGGTRGYCSGGGENYSIRWL
- a CDS encoding Nif11-like leader peptide family natural product precursor, with product MSQEKLKAFLEKVKGDLSLQEKLKAAKSPEDVVSITKDHGHDFGSEAAVKWTQLSEDELEGVSGGKSSAFTCPCGVALGCGITI